In a single window of the Deinococcus aquaedulcis genome:
- the brxC gene encoding BREX system P-loop protein BrxC, translated as MTPHLRIGDLFDRPIDRNINGVIKAGQQDERNVQQELDEYVVTRELDGQFRRFFEHYADSLERPTDKVGVWISGFFGSGKSHFLKILSYLLANREVAGHRAIAFFDTGKLPDPMVRAMVEKSARAAEHTDVILFNIDAKADSSSKTNKEAVTKVMQKAFDEHLGYLASSPEMAAMERMLDKRGKYDAFKAAFEQTAGAPWTELRDGWAFHQTDITQALTRAAGLTEEDGQRWLESLSVQRDVSADEFAREIRDYLDRRGRNHRVLFMVDEVGQYVGDNSSLMLNLQSVAEELGTQAPGRAWILVTSQEDIDRVLDGRGKSNDFSKIQGRFNTRISLSSANTDEVIRLRLLKKTAGGVQALQALYDTAQATLRNLITFNNDATLLGYKDAESFVANYPFIPYQFKLLQEAFTAIRQTGHSGKHLAEGERSMLNAFQDAAQTFSGQPLGSLVPFEVFYSAVESFLDGNIRRVIDQAQDNPALERQDLGLLKALFMLKHVKEIKTNLDNLTTLSLRHVDEDKLALRDRVQASLARLEKQTLISRNGDVWVFLTNEEQDVGREIKNVDVAEGELNAELQKRIWNSVYSVPSLKYDAYHGYAFNRKLDDRPFGAATQDIGLHLITPYGERFADLSEDHVAALQSNAVLPGGAIEALVVLPDDRLLFEELSEMVRTDKYVARKSGQDNTPSMRQIISARAEENNARKARIETNLRQAIADARVYVLGSRLTLSSSSATEVLNAALRALIDNGYPKRSFLQKPHQTEAMVARAFTTPDDSQDLDGQDANHLALSDMERWLGEQATRSVRVTVRTLLDQFTRRPYGWTDAEALGILATLVIKGKVDLQRAQKTIDPGETGLAGRLLKKAGQEETVVRVSETIRQPDLLAARKLAREYLTGADKLASADAPKLAAEYRAQLERDQETLKRYQDKAREGYPFGSQLGEPLATVQALLNTSGTAALITAIAGKQEELEDWAELRDRLKGFYGGQQVVIFDEIRRQLADLEPDLTRVNAPDLQARIKKAREMLEMSDPVSVLPGLKGVLGPVKAHVEDLLAESKAKVKTIIEAETARLLAIAKELGPETSQGLAKPMLDVRSRLEVARTIDAAEAAELHVRQAAQLVETAIVAAINKRAEEERAKAPEPTPDAKTTPSDPVAPPIKPIRSVKASNLPGKAYLESQDDVEQYLRQLRAQLEQAMQDGVRVRLE; from the coding sequence ATGACCCCTCATCTGCGAATTGGTGACCTGTTTGACCGCCCCATCGACCGCAACATCAACGGCGTCATCAAGGCCGGGCAGCAGGACGAGCGCAACGTGCAGCAGGAGCTCGACGAGTACGTGGTCACCCGCGAGCTCGACGGGCAGTTCCGGCGCTTTTTCGAGCATTACGCCGATTCACTCGAGCGCCCCACGGACAAGGTTGGCGTCTGGATCAGCGGCTTTTTCGGCAGCGGCAAGTCGCACTTCCTGAAGATCCTGTCGTACCTGCTCGCCAACCGTGAGGTGGCCGGGCACCGCGCCATCGCCTTCTTTGACACGGGCAAACTGCCGGATCCCATGGTCCGCGCCATGGTCGAGAAATCTGCGCGGGCAGCGGAGCATACGGACGTCATTCTCTTCAACATTGATGCCAAGGCGGACTCCAGCAGCAAGACCAACAAGGAAGCTGTCACGAAGGTCATGCAAAAGGCCTTTGATGAGCACCTGGGGTACCTGGCGAGCAGTCCGGAGATGGCGGCCATGGAGCGCATGCTCGACAAGCGCGGCAAGTACGATGCGTTCAAGGCCGCATTCGAGCAGACCGCCGGCGCCCCCTGGACTGAACTGCGGGACGGCTGGGCCTTTCACCAGACCGACATCACGCAGGCCCTCACGCGGGCCGCTGGCCTGACCGAGGAGGACGGGCAGCGCTGGCTGGAGAGTCTGAGCGTACAGCGCGACGTCAGCGCGGATGAGTTCGCCCGCGAGATCCGTGATTACCTCGACCGGCGCGGCCGCAACCACCGCGTTCTTTTCATGGTGGACGAGGTGGGCCAGTACGTGGGGGATAACAGCAGCCTGATGCTCAACCTGCAGTCGGTCGCAGAGGAACTTGGTACGCAGGCGCCCGGACGCGCCTGGATCCTGGTGACCTCACAGGAAGACATTGACCGGGTGCTGGACGGCCGCGGCAAAAGCAATGACTTCTCCAAAATTCAGGGCCGCTTCAACACCCGCATCAGCCTGTCGAGTGCGAACACTGATGAAGTGATTCGCCTGCGACTGCTGAAGAAGACAGCAGGCGGCGTGCAGGCCCTGCAGGCCCTGTACGACACCGCGCAGGCCACACTGAGAAACCTGATCACCTTCAACAACGACGCAACCCTGCTCGGGTACAAGGACGCCGAGAGTTTCGTCGCGAACTACCCCTTTATTCCGTACCAGTTCAAGCTGCTGCAGGAGGCATTCACGGCCATCCGGCAGACGGGCCATTCCGGCAAGCATCTCGCGGAAGGGGAGCGCAGCATGCTCAACGCCTTTCAGGACGCGGCGCAGACCTTCAGTGGTCAGCCCCTGGGCTCCCTGGTGCCCTTTGAGGTGTTCTACAGCGCGGTCGAGAGCTTCCTCGATGGCAATATCCGCCGGGTGATTGATCAGGCGCAGGACAACCCCGCCCTGGAGCGGCAGGACCTGGGTCTGCTCAAGGCGCTGTTCATGCTCAAGCACGTCAAGGAGATCAAGACTAACCTCGACAACCTCACCACCCTGAGCCTGCGCCATGTGGACGAGGACAAGCTGGCCCTGCGTGACCGCGTTCAGGCCTCGCTGGCCCGGCTGGAAAAGCAGACCCTGATTTCCCGCAACGGCGACGTCTGGGTGTTCCTGACGAACGAGGAGCAGGACGTCGGCCGGGAAATCAAGAATGTCGATGTCGCCGAGGGCGAACTCAACGCCGAACTGCAGAAGCGGATCTGGAATTCCGTGTACTCGGTGCCGTCCCTGAAGTACGACGCGTACCACGGCTACGCTTTTAACCGCAAACTCGATGACCGGCCCTTTGGGGCGGCCACCCAGGATATTGGCCTGCACCTGATCACGCCATATGGGGAGCGCTTCGCCGACCTCTCTGAAGATCACGTGGCGGCCCTGCAGTCGAACGCTGTGCTGCCCGGCGGAGCCATTGAAGCGCTGGTCGTGTTGCCCGACGACCGGTTGCTGTTCGAGGAACTCTCGGAGATGGTCCGCACCGACAAGTACGTGGCGCGCAAGTCCGGGCAGGACAACACGCCGTCCATGCGGCAGATCATCAGTGCCCGCGCGGAGGAAAACAACGCCCGCAAGGCCCGCATCGAGACGAACCTGCGCCAGGCCATCGCGGACGCCCGCGTTTACGTACTGGGCAGCCGGTTAACTCTCTCCAGTAGCAGCGCCACGGAAGTGCTGAACGCGGCCCTTCGCGCCCTGATTGACAATGGGTATCCTAAACGCTCGTTCCTGCAAAAACCCCACCAGACCGAGGCCATGGTCGCGCGGGCATTCACCACGCCGGACGACAGCCAGGACCTCGATGGACAGGATGCCAACCACCTGGCCCTGAGTGACATGGAGCGTTGGCTGGGCGAACAGGCCACGCGCAGTGTGCGCGTGACCGTCCGGACGCTGCTCGATCAGTTCACCCGGCGGCCCTACGGCTGGACTGATGCGGAGGCGCTGGGCATCCTGGCAACGCTGGTCATCAAAGGGAAGGTGGACCTGCAGCGGGCGCAGAAGACCATTGATCCCGGTGAGACGGGCCTGGCCGGGCGGCTGCTGAAGAAAGCCGGGCAGGAAGAAACCGTGGTCCGGGTCAGTGAGACCATCCGGCAGCCCGACCTGCTGGCGGCCCGCAAGCTCGCCCGGGAGTACCTGACCGGCGCGGACAAGCTGGCCAGTGCTGACGCGCCCAAACTGGCAGCCGAGTACCGCGCGCAGCTGGAACGCGATCAGGAGACCCTCAAGCGGTATCAGGACAAGGCGCGCGAGGGGTATCCGTTCGGGTCTCAGCTGGGCGAGCCCCTGGCGACCGTGCAGGCGCTGCTAAACACGTCGGGCACGGCAGCGCTGATCACCGCCATTGCGGGCAAACAGGAAGAACTTGAGGACTGGGCGGAGCTGCGTGACCGGCTCAAAGGCTTCTACGGGGGTCAGCAGGTGGTCATCTTCGACGAGATCCGCCGCCAGCTGGCGGACCTGGAACCAGACCTCACGCGGGTGAACGCGCCGGACCTTCAGGCGCGCATCAAAAAGGCGCGTGAAATGCTCGAGATGTCAGACCCAGTGAGCGTCCTTCCCGGGCTCAAGGGTGTGCTGGGACCCGTCAAAGCCCACGTGGAGGACCTACTGGCCGAGTCAAAGGCCAAGGTCAAAACGATCATTGAAGCGGAAACGGCGCGTCTGCTGGCCATTGCGAAGGAACTGGGACCAGAGACCAGTCAGGGGCTGGCCAAACCTATGCTTGATGTTCGGAGCCGCCTGGAGGTGGCGCGGACCATTGACGCTGCGGAGGCTGCGGAACTGCACGTCAGGCAGGCCGCACAGCTCGTGGAGACTGCCATTGTGGCGGCCATTAACAAGCGGGCCGAAGAGGAAAGAGCGAAGGCGCCTGAGCCCACACCGGACGCAAAAACAACCCCGTCTGATCCCGTTGCTCCACCCATCAAGCCCATTCGTAGCGTGAAAGCGAGCAACCTGCCTGGCAAGGCGTACCTGGAAAGCCAGGATGATGTTGAACAGTACCTCCGTCAGTTGAGGGCACAGCTGGAGCAGGCCATGCAGGACGGTGTGCGGGTCCGCCTGGAGTAG
- the pglX gene encoding BREX-1 system adenine-specific DNA-methyltransferase PglX — MNRTAVKNFAQWARRHLHDVVRARLALFGVTEKGIEPPTRIQGGLIIGGQTLTLESTDLGQYDALVRHYHDLSGTPKEKFLLLVDEIAYTWFNRLAALRYMEVHGYAERALSSDQEGQPDPNLLRDAMTLAAGGDLGEQVTPDVIAEWQRLHQPGEVYRRLLAAYAGTFAQTMPFLFSQEKAWLDLFLPDTLLNQDSIVRRMLSDIPEEDWQDIEIVGWLYQFYISERKDEVFAQKGKYSPRDIPAATQLFTPHWIVRYMVENSLGRVWLEAHPDSTLREHMPYYLESENPAPTPNPDLTPEQLTVMDPACGSGHILVYAFDLLAHIYRERGYSEREIPALILEHNLHGLDIDERAAQLASFAVVMKARELNSRLLRREMPALNILQVKSTRHLRLPTAGSKDMLGQYATLSGGLTDADAFNPNDWQPLVDAFADADHLGSLITPPAFDVERLRPQLRWLEDRGGLDAGALEDLHHLLKQAELLSRKYDAVVANPPYMGGANYTSVLETYIEKNLTEGRQDLYGTFLLKSLKLIKVSSYIGMITIPNWMNLGSFEELRRSILKDSNIVNLVHNGRGVWGSDFGSVAFIIKGQKTPNHVGRYYKLFEKNFVSATPEELEKRFFSYEPFKINDQQFEKIPGSPIAYWFSSRFFDAFSAPAASEYADMGVGMQTSNNEKFLRLWHEIRSNSTQWIGYNKGGGYRKWYGNLEHKVAAYIVQSNRKMEFAEKNPTVSWSRIASAKTSFRYYPSGILFDSASPAILVHDRRILLTYLSLYNSNFANTVLDILCPTLNYQSGDVGKMPFKLLQNRNLSDIENIISLSKIDWDNFETSWDFRTHPLLRPSTATVPEAFSLWQAQAEAAFRELQRLEEDNNRYWIDAYGLQDELTPEVPDDQITIRRADLGRDVRSLLSYAVGCMMGRYSLDEPGLIHAGQPFDSSRHTRFPADRDGLLPATLDGYFEDDITSRFQEFLRVAFAPEKVAENMEWVAAALGGQKAGESAEARIRRYFATEFMSDHIQTYKKRPIYWLFTSGKKRGFGALVYLHRYDVETLARLRTDYLLPLQRKLDAELERAKGEKDAASSTAAKKQADKRIKDLSEQIAEVHKYDESLKHAADLKITLDLDDGVAYNYWLMSAAGQEYLTGRPLKGLQDLVYTGTDLKMADLEKKSQWKRDLIAQTLPEAATR; from the coding sequence TTGAACCGTACTGCCGTCAAAAACTTTGCCCAGTGGGCCCGCCGCCACCTGCATGACGTTGTCCGCGCCCGCCTCGCCCTCTTCGGAGTCACGGAAAAGGGGATTGAACCCCCGACCCGCATTCAGGGTGGTCTGATCATCGGCGGGCAGACGCTGACGCTGGAGTCTACCGATCTGGGGCAGTACGACGCCCTCGTTCGCCACTACCACGACCTCTCTGGCACACCGAAAGAGAAGTTCCTGCTGCTGGTGGACGAGATCGCCTACACGTGGTTTAACCGCCTCGCCGCGTTGCGATACATGGAGGTCCATGGGTACGCTGAGCGGGCGCTGTCCAGCGACCAGGAGGGCCAGCCCGACCCGAACCTGCTGCGGGACGCCATGACCCTGGCCGCTGGGGGCGACCTGGGCGAGCAGGTGACGCCGGACGTGATTGCCGAGTGGCAACGCCTGCACCAGCCCGGCGAGGTCTACCGCCGCCTGCTGGCCGCCTACGCCGGCACCTTTGCCCAGACCATGCCGTTCCTGTTTAGCCAGGAGAAAGCGTGGCTGGACCTGTTCCTGCCCGACACGCTGCTCAACCAGGATTCCATTGTTCGGCGCATGTTGTCCGATATCCCGGAAGAGGACTGGCAGGACATCGAGATTGTCGGCTGGCTCTACCAGTTCTACATCTCGGAGCGCAAGGACGAGGTGTTTGCGCAGAAGGGCAAGTACAGTCCCCGCGACATTCCTGCGGCCACGCAGCTGTTCACACCACACTGGATCGTGCGGTACATGGTGGAGAACAGCCTGGGCCGCGTGTGGCTGGAGGCACACCCGGACAGCACCCTGCGCGAGCACATGCCGTACTACCTGGAGAGCGAGAACCCGGCTCCCACGCCAAACCCAGATCTGACGCCCGAGCAGCTGACCGTGATGGACCCGGCGTGCGGCAGCGGGCACATCCTGGTGTACGCCTTCGACCTGTTGGCCCACATCTACCGCGAACGAGGCTACAGCGAGCGCGAAATTCCCGCGCTGATTCTGGAACACAACCTGCACGGCCTGGACATTGACGAACGGGCCGCGCAACTGGCGAGCTTCGCCGTGGTGATGAAGGCCCGTGAGCTAAACAGCCGCCTGCTCCGACGTGAGATGCCCGCTTTGAACATCCTGCAGGTGAAGTCCACCCGGCACCTGCGGCTGCCTACTGCTGGAAGTAAGGACATGCTGGGCCAGTACGCCACCCTGAGCGGTGGCCTGACTGATGCTGACGCATTCAACCCCAACGACTGGCAACCGCTGGTGGACGCCTTTGCCGATGCCGACCACTTAGGCAGCCTGATTACTCCGCCCGCCTTCGACGTCGAGCGGCTACGGCCGCAACTGCGCTGGCTGGAGGACAGGGGAGGGCTTGACGCTGGGGCGCTGGAGGACTTGCACCACCTGCTAAAGCAAGCCGAGTTGCTGAGCCGGAAGTATGACGCAGTAGTAGCGAATCCGCCTTATATGGGTGGGGCAAACTACACAAGTGTTTTGGAGACATACATCGAGAAAAATCTTACTGAAGGGAGACAGGATTTATACGGCACCTTCCTGTTGAAATCTCTCAAACTAATTAAGGTTTCATCATATATTGGAATGATTACAATCCCTAATTGGATGAACCTTGGCAGTTTTGAGGAACTCCGCAGGAGTATACTGAAAGACTCCAATATTGTCAACCTAGTTCATAATGGCAGAGGGGTTTGGGGGTCGGATTTTGGAAGTGTCGCCTTCATAATTAAAGGACAGAAAACCCCGAATCACGTTGGCAGGTACTATAAATTATTTGAGAAAAATTTTGTTTCAGCTACTCCAGAAGAATTGGAGAAACGCTTCTTCTCTTATGAACCCTTCAAAATAAACGACCAGCAGTTTGAAAAAATCCCTGGCTCTCCTATAGCTTATTGGTTTAGTAGCAGATTTTTCGATGCCTTTTCAGCCCCAGCGGCAAGCGAATATGCTGACATGGGTGTAGGAATGCAGACAAGCAACAATGAGAAATTTTTGCGCTTGTGGCATGAAATAAGAAGTAATTCTACACAATGGATAGGCTATAACAAAGGTGGAGGCTATCGGAAATGGTATGGCAACTTGGAGCACAAGGTGGCGGCGTATATTGTGCAGTCTAATAGAAAGATGGAGTTTGCGGAAAAGAATCCTACGGTGAGCTGGAGTCGCATTGCCTCTGCAAAGACGAGCTTTAGATATTACCCGTCGGGAATTCTCTTTGATAGTGCGTCTCCTGCCATCCTAGTGCACGACAGACGTATTCTGCTGACTTACCTGAGTCTTTACAACTCAAACTTTGCTAATACTGTGCTGGATATCTTGTGTCCTACATTAAACTATCAATCGGGTGACGTTGGCAAGATGCCATTCAAACTCTTGCAAAATAGAAACCTAAGTGACATCGAAAACATCATTTCCCTCTCTAAAATCGACTGGGACAATTTTGAAACATCCTGGGATTTCCGAACTCATCCTCTGCTACGCCCCAGCACTGCGACCGTTCCTGAAGCCTTCTCGCTGTGGCAGGCTCAGGCGGAGGCGGCCTTCCGCGAGTTGCAGCGGCTGGAGGAGGACAACAACCGCTACTGGATCGACGCCTATGGGTTGCAAGACGAACTGACGCCGGAGGTGCCCGACGACCAGATCACCATCCGCCGCGCTGACTTGGGCCGCGACGTGCGCTCGCTGCTGTCCTATGCGGTGGGTTGCATGATGGGCCGCTATTCACTGGACGAACCGGGCCTGATTCACGCTGGTCAGCCTTTCGACTCCTCGCGCCACACGCGCTTCCCAGCAGACCGCGACGGCCTCCTGCCTGCGACACTGGACGGCTACTTCGAGGACGACATCACCAGCCGCTTCCAGGAATTCCTGCGGGTGGCCTTCGCGCCAGAGAAGGTGGCCGAGAATATGGAGTGGGTCGCCGCAGCCCTGGGCGGTCAAAAGGCGGGGGAATCAGCCGAAGCCCGCATCCGGCGCTACTTCGCCACCGAATTCATGTCCGACCACATCCAGACGTACAAGAAGCGGCCCATCTACTGGCTTTTCACCAGTGGCAAGAAACGCGGCTTTGGGGCACTGGTGTACCTCCACCGCTACGACGTAGAGACGCTGGCGCGTCTGCGCACCGATTACCTGCTGCCGCTTCAGCGCAAGCTGGACGCCGAACTGGAACGGGCGAAGGGCGAGAAGGACGCGGCGAGCAGTACAGCCGCGAAAAAGCAGGCCGACAAGCGCATCAAAGACCTCTCTGAGCAGATTGCCGAGGTCCACAAGTACGACGAGTCTCTCAAGCACGCCGCTGACCTGAAGATCACCCTCGATCTTGATGACGGTGTGGCCTACAACTACTGGCTGATGAGCGCCGCCGGGCAGGAGTATCTGACGGGTCGCCCGCTCAAGGGCCTGCAGGATCTCGTCTACACGGGCACAGACCTGAAAATGGCCGACTTGGAGAAGAAGAGTCAGTGGAAGCGTGACCTGATCGCGCAGACGCTGCCTGAGGCCGCCACGAGGTGA
- a CDS encoding McrC family protein yields MTQLMAPAPPAFERPVHQLRERGQLLLPSFSHADRVALFHINAQRSGAFTLTDTPQGARLEAGPYVGVFTLATCTVQVRPKAGIGTGNLLFMLARTMGRQWSLPQAPLSLNTSNLQEELAALFVHRLRTELQRGLLRRSQNVQEELPVLRGRLRVAAYMRQGDRSRLPVEYVDLTANHPANRLFLLVLERLLSRVSGWVLRQHVAELRVWLREAGVTPWPATPHDWSPFTLNRLQRRYDLPLTLARMLLEGWGAWQDAGPVHGQAFAFNMDRLFEQFLTRVLVEDVLPGTGYVGRAQRPFHQREYLFQGGVQELLPDLTVLEGGEVRLIIDFKNKRLGGAHNGSDLYQMYSYARHLHCGHVLLIYPDAVNVPTLKAAGLPPLQISAAGIDLKPGLPQHLPDLHEQLRAFLRGQGIHL; encoded by the coding sequence ATGACACAGCTCATGGCCCCAGCTCCACCGGCTTTCGAGCGTCCCGTGCATCAGCTTCGGGAACGTGGGCAGTTGCTTCTTCCTTCCTTCTCTCACGCAGACCGCGTAGCGCTTTTTCACATCAATGCGCAGCGTTCAGGGGCGTTCACGCTGACCGATACCCCTCAGGGTGCGCGCCTTGAAGCGGGTCCGTACGTGGGCGTGTTCACCCTGGCGACCTGCACGGTGCAGGTGCGGCCGAAGGCGGGGATCGGCACAGGCAACCTGCTGTTCATGCTGGCCCGGACAATGGGCCGCCAGTGGTCCCTGCCTCAAGCCCCCCTGTCCCTGAACACCTCCAATCTTCAGGAAGAGCTCGCGGCGCTCTTTGTTCATAGACTAAGGACTGAACTTCAGCGTGGTCTGCTTCGCCGGTCGCAGAACGTTCAGGAGGAGTTGCCTGTCCTGCGGGGGCGCCTGCGGGTGGCCGCGTACATGCGCCAAGGTGACCGCTCCAGGTTGCCCGTCGAGTACGTGGACCTCACCGCAAACCATCCGGCGAATCGTCTGTTCCTGCTCGTCCTCGAGCGACTCCTGAGCCGCGTTTCCGGGTGGGTGCTGCGCCAGCATGTGGCTGAACTGCGGGTGTGGCTGCGCGAGGCCGGCGTCACTCCATGGCCAGCCACACCACACGACTGGTCTCCGTTTACCCTCAACCGGCTGCAGCGTCGCTACGACCTGCCCTTGACCCTGGCCCGCATGCTTCTGGAGGGCTGGGGCGCCTGGCAGGACGCGGGCCCGGTTCACGGGCAGGCCTTCGCGTTCAACATGGACCGCTTGTTTGAGCAGTTCCTGACGCGTGTGTTGGTTGAAGACGTTCTTCCAGGGACCGGGTACGTTGGCCGTGCGCAGCGGCCGTTTCATCAGCGCGAGTATCTCTTTCAAGGTGGTGTTCAGGAACTTCTGCCTGACCTCACAGTGCTGGAAGGAGGCGAGGTGAGGTTGATCATCGACTTCAAGAACAAGCGCCTAGGAGGCGCGCACAACGGCAGCGACCTCTATCAGATGTACAGCTACGCCCGTCACCTGCACTGTGGGCATGTCTTGCTCATATACCCAGATGCGGTGAACGTGCCGACCCTCAAGGCCGCCGGTCTACCGCCACTCCAGATCAGCGCCGCAGGGATAGACCTGAAACCCGGCCTGCCCCAGCACCTTCCAGACTTGCACGAGCAGTTGCGCGCTTTCCTGCGCGGTCAAGGAATTCACCTATGA